One region of Acropora muricata isolate sample 2 chromosome 13, ASM3666990v1, whole genome shotgun sequence genomic DNA includes:
- the LOC136895275 gene encoding tyrosine kinase receptor Cad96Ca-like codes for MGTLNADVDKWEISRRRITLEEVIGSGSFGTVWRAVLSSGNGQPGIQFVAAKCFAPTSGEEGRKSIMKEIGLGKELGDSSPENVVKFIGCVTTQIHPILIMEYLPCGDLLGFLRKSRGIDDKYYRGEGEVANLTTYELASFSNQIATGMVFLASRGIIHRDLAARNVLLDRNCVCKVADFGLYYHNFKYGHGNAKKGCVPVKWTAPEVLFGDIAELSSKSDVWSYGVVLYEIFTMGGIPYPGWSEARTIAELQKGYRMPKPSHIDSSLYQLMSTCWHEDPVFRPEFLHLRNRWREFIEKELYLGLMDQSKYDGTKYADVEDVVAAVKPLSRSKWSSLKH; via the exons ATGGGAACGTTAAATGCCGACGTGGATAAATGGGAGATATCACGTAGACGTATAACTCTCGAAGAAGTCATTGGCTCAGGATCATTTGGAACTGTTTGGCGAGCAGTTTTGAGTAGTGGAAACGGACAACCAGGCATACAGTTTGTTGCAGCAAAGTGCTTTGCAC CCACTTCTGGAGAGGAGGGAAGAAAGTCTATCATGAAAGAAATTGGGTTGGGAAAAGAGCTTGGAGACAGTTCACCGGAAAATGTTGTGAAATTTATTGGCTGTGTGACAACGCAGA TTCACCCAATTCTGATCATGGAGTACCTACCCTGTGGAGATCTTCTTGGCTTTCTGAGGAAAAGCCGTGGAATTGACGACAAATATTATCGCGGAGAAGGAGAGGTAGCAAACCTCACAACATATGAGCTGGCTTCATTTTCAAACCAGATTGCTACAGGGATGGTGTTCTTAGCATCCAGAGGG ATTATCCATCGTGATTTGGCCGCACGCAACGTCCTTCTCGATAGAAACTGTGTGTGCAAAGTGGCGGATTTTGGCTTATATTACCACAATTTTAAATATGGACATGGCAATGCTAAAAAG GGCTGCGTaccagtgaagtggacagcgcCTGAGGTTCTCTTTGGGGATATTGCAGAACTTTCCAGTAAAAGTGACGT gtggtcCTATGGAGTCGTTCTCTATGAGATATTTACCATGG GAGGCATTCCATACCCGGGCTGGTCAGAAGCCAGGACAATAGCAGAATTGCAGAAGGGTTATCGCATGCCGAAGCCCTCACACATCGACAGCAGTCT ATATCAGTTGATGAGCACTTGCTGGCACGAAGACCCTGTGTTTCGCCCAGAATTTCTTCATCTTCGCAACAGATGGCGCGAATTCATCGAAAAGGAG TTATACCTTGGGCTGATGGACCAGTCGAAGTACGATGGAACGAAATACGCAGACGTTGAAGACGTTGTTGCAGCTGTTAAGCCGCTCTCAAGAAGCAAATGGTCAAGTCTAAAGCACTAA